The region CTACTACGAGATCAAGGGCCTCGGCAGCGCCAAGCTCATGGAAGTGGCCGGGCTTTCCCGCGACGACGGCGGCAATGTGGCCATCTACGCGGACTCCGACGTACCCCAGCAGCACTGGGCCGTCACGCCCACCGGTGACGGGTACTACTTCCTCATCAACCGCTACAGCGGGCTCTGCCTCGGCGTCGACGAGGGCAGCACCGCCGACGGAGCCAACATCGAGCAGCAGCCGTACACGTCACAAACGCGGCAGCAATGGCAGATCATCACCTCCTGACCGGCCCTCCGCCCCCTCCTCCACTGCCTGCTGTCGAGGAGGAGGGGCGCGGGTCGTCTACGGCTGAACAGCCCCATGAAATGACAACGGAACCCTGCGAACCACGGACTCGGCGACCCACCGGACTCCGCCCAGGCCCGAGCCGCACGGGTGCCTGACCCGGCCCTGCTGCCGTGGACCCGGCACCCGTGCGCCGGGTCCACGGCAGCGGGCGCCCGACCTCGGCATCGGCCGCCTCCGCGCCCTTTTGATGTCGGCCCGCCCGCTTGAGCCGCCCTTGTACAACACGATCAGCGGCAGCTCCTCGCCGAGCGGCCGGAGAGGAAGTGGTCACATCCGGGACGCCGACGGGCACCGGGGATTGCGGCAGACCGGCCGAAAACGTACCTTTACCCGGCAACTGTGAAAGCGCTTGCCCCATAAGGCGTCACAACGGGACGCCGCAGCGCGATGCAGCTCACGCACCGCACATCCCGACCCACACCCCCCGCATCTCACGTACTTAGGTTCACGCATGCCCCGACGCACCCTCGCCCCTGCCCTCCTCCTGCTCGGGTCGCTCGCCCTGACGGCCGCCTGTTCCACCGGTTCGACACCGGCGGAGTCCGCGCCCTCTCCGAACGGCCCATCCCTGACCGGAAAGAACGACACCGGCACCCAGGTCGACCTGACCGAGCTCAAGGGCGTGAACATCGTCAGCGACAGCAGCACCGACCGCTCCTGCCCCTGGGCCACGAGCTACCCGGACGTGCCCGGCGCCGACGCGATGACGGTCGTCATGAAGAAGCACGTGGAGGGACGTCTCTCCGGCTTCCTCGGCGAGGACATCGGCGGCCCGCCGAACTGCGGTGGCGCGGACGGGTCGGAGGGGCCCGAGCTGAACGTCAGCTTCTCGTTCCTTGTGGCCTCCGGCGACGTGCTGGGCGTCCGGCTGGCGACGGTCGACCGTACGTCGAACGCGGACGGCCTGGACACCAGGGCGTACTGGTACGACGGCGCCGCCAAGAAGTACCGGCCTTCCCCCGCGCTCATCGCGGACAACTCCCGGGACGCCTTCGTCGCGGCCCTGAAGACGCGCCTCGAGAAGCGGGAAGGAGTCACTCCCGACACCGTCGACGCGGCGCTCGGCGACCAGGAGGGCCGCGACGCCTACCTGGACGACATGGCCTTCAGCGCCGACGGCGATCTGAAGGTGGACTTCGACCGGGGCACGGTCGGCGTTCCGCCGGCCGCCCGCATTTCCGTCACCCTCCCCGAAGCGACGGTCAC is a window of Streptomyces sp. B21-083 DNA encoding:
- a CDS encoding polysaccharide deacetylase family protein → MPRRTLAPALLLLGSLALTAACSTGSTPAESAPSPNGPSLTGKNDTGTQVDLTELKGVNIVSDSSTDRSCPWATSYPDVPGADAMTVVMKKHVEGRLSGFLGEDIGGPPNCGGADGSEGPELNVSFSFLVASGDVLGVRLATVDRTSNADGLDTRAYWYDGAAKKYRPSPALIADNSRDAFVAALKTRLEKREGVTPDTVDAALGDQEGRDAYLDDMAFSADGDLKVDFDRGTVGVPPAARISVTLPEATVTPWLSGFGSRAQKQTTDPDDKLDLGATHTPAPSVSAQPDPGADTTDCSKAKCVALTFDDGPAAPETGTLLRYLAQFKARATFFVVGQNVAAHPDIVRAEMKSGHEVANHSWNHPVLTNLTPAQVRSQLERTTAAIKAATGKEPTLFRPPYGAIDGKVRATTSLSPVLWDMDTLDWKSHDPAEVAKTVISQAERNDVVLIHDIHPTSVAAVPEILRALTARGYHFVTVSHLRATL